NNNNNNNNNNNNNNNNNNNNNNNNNNNNNNNctatactatgactttttattacttttttttttttacatactacaaTGTGAACCGTTAACACGGCCACACACTTTTGCTCTATAGATAGCTCAGTGCAATGAGCTACTATCAATACATTGAAGATGTCGAGGGTAAAATTTTTCGAcacacttacttttttttatttacttttttgtgactttttttttatataccatactataactttttccgacatactgtatgtactatgattttttgtgacaaactagtctatgtttttgtattactttttcttacatACCAAACCATCATTTTGTACGACTCTTTTGCCTTCCGTAATGTGAAGGATAAATGCAATTCCGAACCATTGTTTTCTGCACTTCAGAGAGCTCTGTGATAAGCCACTAGCTACATTGAAGATTAGAGGTTGAGAGGTCAATTCTTCAACACATTCttacttttctgacatactatacttcgacttcttttattattttttttgacatcctgtactatgacttttttgaacatactacgacttttcatgacattctatactttgtttttgttatgactttaattcaattatcatttaattattatttagtgAGACCGAAGACTTGAAGATTAAAGGTTGAAGATTCAATTCTTCTACAaatcatgactttttcatatgactgtatgtcttttttatatacaatGCCAAACCGGTTCATCATGGGCCTAATAATTAGTCAGTGAGATGAGCTCCTGAAGctatcattttgaaaaaaaattgtagtcaGTAACGTAAACTGCAAATATAACTCTGGACCAGTGTTCTGTAACCTTCACAGATAGTTCAGTGAGAGAAGCTTCTAGAGCTACATTGAAGATTAGAGGCTGAGGGTTCAATTCTTTATCATAGtcttactttttgacatactatattaagACTTCtttatgctatgactttttatgatatactatactgtgttttGGTTAAACTATCATTTTGTGCaactttttttgtaaaccaTAAAGACCAATGAACCATTGCTTTGGGAGCTTCACAGATATTTCAGTGAGATAAGCTGCTagatatgagttttttttgacattctgtagttagactttttcatgacttttttcgacatactattgtATGACTTCTTTTTCCAACAAACTATGTTAAGACTTTTTAgcgattttttcaacatactatacaatgaccttTTTTGAACTCAGTACAATAAGCTGCTAGCAATAAATTGAAGACTGGAGGTTGAGTGTTCAttctatgacttcttttttctcacatatcacactatgacttttaattgactttttttcaacatactatactatgactttttccaacatactaaactcagattttttttcccgatacactattctatgacttttttaaacataatttaatttatgactttttttgacacattacactatgacctttttgacatactatacaatgacttttttcagacatactatactatgactcttattcaacataatatagtacaactttttatgacttttttcagacatactatactatgactcttattcaacataatatagtacaactttttatgactttttttcaacacactattcctattacttttttgggcatttttatgacatactatacaattactttttctgAGAATTTCTTCTGCCATAACCTTCTTGGTACTGCGTACCAAATTCATACTACATACCAATTGTATACAGTATTCCCCACATACTACTCGTCATAGTATTCATAGTATGTTAGCTTAGCAGGTAGTAAACAAGAATTGCAACAGTTTTTACCAATGTACATTTTACACTATGATACAACACATGTGAAACTTCACTATGAGACAAAACAGCCTTACAGACATTttacaacagatttttttttaaagccatgtcTATTTGGACACCCCTCACCCTTTGCACGGAATATACTGGCTGACGTTTTAACACCCCTTTGACTCTTAAACAGATATACTAAAACTTTACTATATGCAATAGCCCTTGCTTATAATATTGACccctgtgtttatttatttatctttattattattattatctattgtttgagtttttgctagtttgttttagtttcattatGACTCCAACACAACTCTGTAACTATTCATTCTTTAACTCAGGCTGAAgctgcttttattgtgttaattggtgtttggtttgttttatatattCTCATGTGATGTCTTTCTGCTGCATACAAATTTCCTTTCTGGGACAAAGAATAAATTGAACTGAACATTTCTATTAAGATGTTGGAGATGATGGAGCTGTTTCACTACCACCAACAATTCAGTTTTAAGGCTGTGACTCCATTTACTTTGTGCAATGTGTTGAGAGAGAATAGGGTCAATCAGCAACACACTCACAACTCCACTGTATTTAGTAAACATACTGAATGAGTTAACTATGCTTCCTTTGTCAGTTTTGCAATGTGATTACCAAATACTACCTCAAATCTAAATAATCCACAGACTGTGAACAGTTATTTAAAACTACTTTATATCAAACAAAGTCTCTGTGTGACACTGTTGACAATGTGTTGCATTTATGAGTTGTTTATTGGTAATGTGGATGAACTGGTCCTTACATTGCTCTCTTCACTTGTTCTAGGCTGCGGCAAGTGAAGATAGAAAAAAGGATCCTTGCGGACCAGGGAAGCACACTTGTGGACTTGGGCAAGGTGAGAGAGGCAAGTGATGGCCTCAGTTTCTGTCACAACTTGGCAAAACCTCAATAAAGTAGCTTTGAATCGTTTATTGAtgccttttgtttcttttcatctctGAATGTACCGACACGCACCACCATGGACATGAATCCAGATGCAAACCCTCATGTATGACATGTTGTCGGAAGTGCAGGGATGCAGGGAGGAgctggacacacacatccacagccTGGAGAAGCACGTGGAGGAGCTGAGGGAGGGCTTCAGGAGCCTGATGCCACTCCTTTCCAACACACTATCCACGCAGAATTCCTCCATCCGCCATCTGCTCAGGGAAAGGGAGGTGAAGACAGAAACCGCTGGTGCGAGTGTAGACAGAGGCTGACGGTGATGAAGAGGCTTCTCAGGTGCTCCTGGAGGAGTTATATGCCTATACTGCAGCTAAAATGATAATGTTGGGACATTCTTTGGACATATGGAGATGGACACGTATGTCaaattgtatttacaaaaaataaaaaaaacagatagcaCCATTTTCTGTAGCAGAAATACCAAAccaaaatgtagatgttactcATAATTTACCGCTTATGAATACTTTTGCATCTTTCATGGGGTGACAGAAAAAAGATGTAGTAAAATAACCTGCAaggaaactttttttcaacactagaGCTGCAACGACTTATTTAAGGAACATTTgagttgcagttttttttggtgttacatgatagtaaagtaaatattttggggttttgactgttaaaaatggcaattttttcttttgtagacCAACTGATAatggataaattaaaaaatatactcAAATTATTAGATTCTGTtagtcaacaacaaaaaataaaccttGAACGTTTGTCAGTAAGCCATTTCCCTCAACTGCCGCCAGTTGGATTTTGCCCTGCAACTCTTAAAAgattgagcttggtctggtgatagccagactaagATTTCCCTGTAAACACAGAACTTTATTTCTGATTACATGATACAAATTTGATTAATATACATACAGCTTGGTTTTGTACTATTAAGATGCAACCTTAAATATAACTTGTAGTACtttctaataaaaataataaaactacttttgtttcaatgtttcagacagtaaagatttttttttccctcagcaAAGCACAAACCATTCCTTTAgccaaaacaatattttattaagagagacagggttGAAGGGTGGAGTTACAGCAACAACCGATCTTTTGACATGAACTGTGGAAATCCATCTGCTGTCCAGTTCGTCTTCAGGTCTTGTTTCAGATCTGACCGCGGGGTCTGCCGCCATAGCAGGAGGCAGAAGGCGCTGATATCAACCAGTCCAtcccctcctctccccttcAGCTCCGGGGAGAACAGCTAGTGCTGCTTCCTCCTGAATGAGCACCCTGCCAGACAAAAGAGAAGCCTTACAGTACAGGAATACTGCAGACAGTGCAGGCTGCTATTGTCCTACACAGTGCTGATACAGACAAGAGTCATCAGTTCCTATCGTGAATGATTAGGTCAACATCACCTCCCATTAAGTAGTGACGCTAGCTAAGGCTCAAGTGGAAGCAAAACGGAGAACTAATTAGGTTTAAACAAGCTACACAATGCTAACTACGTCATCAGCAGCACCTGTGTTACACCAAAAAGAAGCTATATTGTTCTCAGCCTTCGAAAGGGGGGAGCCAGTGGTCTAGCTCAAACCTTCTGCAAACTGAGGTCAATCTGGCACTGGAATGAGATTGGAAGACCACAACAGAGGAAGTCCAGTCACTTGGCAGTGCGGCCAACAAACTTCCAAAATCCAAACAGTCACTTATGAACATAGCTCATGCAGACATAATCCTTTTTTCAGGGTCTGAAGCATTAGCAAAGctaatttatatatgtatacagttgcTACCCGGACTCAGGACTGTTCGCCagcagcagccccccccccccccccattttttctctgcactacctacactTTATATCTTTAACTTTATATGTttgatttttcagattttatattgttatcttatattcctatatttttttgtgtcaacgctgtaaagggattgctttaatctcattgcacaagtaccgtgtacttgtgtataatgacaataaaggcattctattctaaatGCCAACAACTATGttagaaaatgttacttttcacactggctgggcgatatggagaaaatctaatagCATGATATTTTCTGATCATATACCTCAATACCAACATTTTAGGGCTGACtcttggtgctttcacaaaatgttcacacaatgacatttttgataatcatCAGTTGGATATATAACTAAGCTGGTAAAGGGCAAAACAAAGTACAGActcaatttccaaaaataaatctgtattgCAAGAAAAgaccatattacaatatccaaatgTCTAGActcatgtcaaaataaatagaCATATTTCCCAGCCCTACATGTCACACTGGCTGAGATAAGTCAATGGTTCCGTAAGTAATATTCTGTTATCAATCTCTGCCCCAGATCTAAGTTCTGATCATGAGCACAAAGCAGTAAGATGCATGTGTGAGGCCACTGGACAAGaggatttctttttcaataGCAAACAATTCAATACACAAAAGTATAATTACACAGTAATTTCATTCCTATGCAGGTAAAGAgacaatatttttattaataacaaACCAGTTTTAAACCGATTCTTGAAAGCCCTCTATGACATGCGTGTATTGTCTATGTAATATATGTATTGTCTAGTGCAGAGATTAGGGTctgtcacagaaaaaaaactgtggtcTGATTTGTAAAagccattttaaaaaggcatgaAAATAGTACACTTATTTTCATTCCTTTGCTGTTGAAAAGGAACTTTTCCAAATCCTTGTtacaatgaataaaatatggCACAAATTGGTATGCCTACATTTTAAGTTCCTACAAAACATACCATATTTTAGCAACTTTGAAGGTAGGCATATGGCCTGAATCAAGGAAAAACAGTAAAGTACTTGATATTGTGCCGCTCAAATAAACCTGATTAAATGCTCAACTCTCTATGTTAGTAAGACCTGTGCTGCAGAGCCAGCAGTTAAACTGGGAATGTGTATATTGCAGGTTAATACTGACCCTCTGTGAGACGTGCTTTGCCTCCAGTGGGCTGACACAGGACTGTTGAACAGCCAACACACAGCACGACTGTCTGAGCGTGGCTGAACACCGTCGTGATCTTGTAGCATCCTGGAAGAAGACAGACAAAGGAACCAGTTACAACTCTGACAAAACCCAATGTTATCACTCTCAAACTGAGGTGATTTAATACCAATTATGCCAAATGACAGTGTCTGATAATGTAAATTTACATGGAGATTAAACAAGCTACAGAACGTTAACTATCTAAATTGGACTACCAACTGCTATAGAGTAGATATTTGTTCTCAGCCTTCGAAAGGGGGGAGCCAGTGGTCTAGCTCATCCCTTCTGCAAACTGAAGTCAATCTGGCACTGGAATGAGATTGGAAAACCACGATAGAGGAAGTCCAGTCACTTGGCAGTGCGGCCAGCACACTTAAAAATGTGTCACATGAACTTAATTCATTTTTCAGGGTCTGAAGCATCATCCAAATGCCAACAGTCAGGTAAACTTAAGTCTTTTTAGAAAACGTTACTTGTCACATTGGCTGAGATAAGATAATCAATGGTTCAGTAAGTTATTGCATGCTCTGAATGAGCGCATAGCAGTAAAATGGATCTTTAATAGACTTAACTGATTGGCTAATATACACATAGTTGTGGGATCCGGATTTCAATGTGCTGTATTGTCATTCTGCTCTTTAGTTTGTAAGAAACCTGTACCTGGACATTTCACATCCATGAAGTAAGAGTTGGGACTCTGAACAAGACGCTTCTTCTTGtgcctcctcttctcctcatcAGGGGATGGGTGCAACAAGTCTTTTGCGAGctgcatttaataaataaaaaagggggagggggtgaACAAATAATGAaccaaaagaaaatatgaatgtCACCTGTGGCTAATCCCTTGAAACTAAAGCTACTATGAACGACAACGCATGGGTATTCCCAGTGCAGTTATCTAAACACTGGTTACTATTACTTTGCTTAATATAACATGCGTTAGCATTGTTTTGTCCTGCTAACTGAGCGCTACGTTACTACGTAAGGTTTCTCGACTggcctagctagctagctacatgaCTTGGATTAGGTAACGCAAGCTACGCATTTACATAAATCGCGAATGACTCGGTTAACGTTTGGGGATCGGTGGTACGTTAACCTAATCATCAACAGAGATGAAATTCCGACTGTTAATGATAGTTTTTCTGGGGCATAAACCCGTCCAGATATTCCGTTGAACTGACTCCATGTTTGCGGTGTGTGCGCAGCCATCTTGTGTCACAATGCTCTCCTAAAGCGCTCGAACGTGCACAATTATTTGTGTAAAACTGGGACCAAAACTTAGCGAAAGCATCTAAAACTGGCACTAGTCGAATCGCGAAATTCTTACGTAAATATTGAGCCGTTTTGAGATTCTCCAACACTCCATTAAATGGTgaaaatttcattttacaatAGCCTGTAGATACTCACTGGCATGTTGGCGAGAAAATAGCCGCTGCCGAAAAGGAGGCATTACCGGAAGCAACGGGTTGATATCGGTGTTTCCTTTGAGCACGAGCCGGACGTGACGAAGTTAACAGAACATGGCGGCCATACTGGTGAGGTCAAAACCAAACTCCCCCTAACTGTCAATGCCAAACTCCACCTCGCTCTCTGCGTCCTGAGAAAGCTTTTATATCTCATCCCAAATGTCCAAATATCCGAAACGACGaatactattttgaaaaaaataaaatacaatgtttttccAATTAAAAGTGCAAATAAGTACGAATATAGAATAGTATAGCCTAACTAAAATAAGATAAACTGTATGATCCCCCAGTTTACAAAAGCAAAGCGAAGAACTGATTgagtgataaaaataaaaaaagataaaaatacaaataaaatagaataaagcCAAATAAACTAACAAAATAGAATATACATTATACACACTACTATAACATAGAAGAAAAGTTGCAAACACTAAATACACTTTTCACTTAAACAAAGGAATACATGATGAACTCTCTGTTGGTGGTGTTAGAGAGgaggacgctgtccaaactacatgccatcttggacaatgtcttgCACCCACTCCATGACTTGCTGCTAAATcccaggagcactttcagtgatagactcatcctaccaaaatgcaccacaaagCGCCGCAGGAAGTCATTCCTTCCTCTGGccatcaaacaaaacaactttgaaagtgtttttttagggCACCAAAGCAGCTGCAAACGTTCTCGGTATCAGAAGTAACAgaataatcagaatcagatttagaatcagctttattgccaggtatgaggacacatacgaggaatttttcttaaCCCTTTCAGGATACCTTCcaatttttttcaagtttaatGCAATACCAACAGCCCTATATGTATACAGAAACAGTTCTGATTCAACGTGATTCTATCTCCAGTTCATGCTTGCCATGAAGTGATCCCTTCATAACCAAATTCTAATGTAGGAGATAGGGGACAAAATCAGTTGTTACAAAAAAATCCTCTCTATGGTTCAGATGAAGCTAACATCAGCAACCTGAAATAGACAAATGAAATGGGTATCTTCCAAAGTTATGGTCTTATTGGTGTGAAATGTATTCTTTGTGCTACAATTCCTTTACTGCAGCTCAGCAAGGAAAAAGAAACCCTGTGGAGGAAAATACAAAGAGAGAATTTCACACCAAAAAGACAGTAACACAAATGTGCTTCAAACACCAGTCACATTTCCAAAACTGGTGCAGTCATTGTTAGATAAATCAGTCACACTGGCTGACAAGATATGTGGGCTATGATAGCAACAGGTTTTTAGGCCCTTCTGGTGTATGGCTATTCTAAGTCTTTGTCTTTGGTGGAAATTCTGACTGTGGTCCAAACAAAGCTTCTGATTGCTTCTGATTAGCTGTCCATGGCAAAGCATCTGGATTTTAATGTGCCACATTGTCCTCCTGGTCGGGCCCTGCCTTTTTGTGTACCACAAGACTGTTACTGTTACAAAACCACAGTAGAGgacaacatatttttattgtaatatacCAAACGATAAGTATACAGTTAAGTCTGTAGTATCAGATtacttctcctcctcttctgtctgTTCAGAGCTGTTTTATTCTAGTGGATCTGTGAGTGCCATCAGTTGCTTTATCTTCACATAACACTCACAGTCTGGCGGGAAGCGGTTTCTCTGAAAGACAGTACAGAAAGCATCGTACAAACCATCTTCATATTCCTCTGCAACTGTTAATCAACACTGTAGATTTGCTACTACACCTGATCCTATATCTTGACTAAGGATTGAGTCCACGGTAAGtgacacacacctgcagacagaGACGCAGCAGGCCTCCTCCCTCACCCTGCATCTCTAGTGATGTCAGGAACAGGGGCAGTGACTTCTCTGTAATTCTGTttcctacacaaacacacatacaacataaTAGACAAAgtaaactgtaaataataaacctctcatttaaaaaaaaaaactttatgtatcctttttcttctcaaaGTAAACATATTATGTAATGTATGAAAAATATCTGGTTACACTtgacttgaaggtatctacagaAGAGTGAGATGACACCGTTGTGAgcgtgtcataaacattataaacaagtcataaatgcTGATAACATGACGCTTCTTCTAGTAAGTGTCAttaaggttagggttcatgtgtcgtgacagtgtcatgtcactcttatgtagatacatTCAATTCTAGTGTTACCAAATAGTATAAAGTCCTAAAACAAACACCATTTAAAGATAGAGAGGAAAGctaaaaggtcttaaaaaggtcttaaaaagtaaaCCTTTGCCCAATGATTCTAAGAGACTCAGCCAAAATAGAAATTCAACATTAATGACAGTTGAAAATCTTCCTGCTATCAAACTTAGAGCAGCTGTGCTGGAAATGCCTTGATGTGAAAGGTTTCTGGATTAGATCTTTTATTTCAAGCTGCGATGACCACACCAAAAGTTACTGACCTGCCAGGTTGAGTGAGGTGAGAGTTCTGTTCCCAGGCAGAACTAGGTCACCGTCTCTGTGCTGAACTGACTGGTCCAGCAGGGGGCTCGCTTTCTCCAACGACTCTCCCtgatgaagaagaaggagagaagtaaaaaaaa
The genomic region above belongs to Etheostoma cragini isolate CJK2018 chromosome 14, CSU_Ecrag_1.0, whole genome shotgun sequence and contains:
- the rps27.1 gene encoding 40S ribosomal protein S27.1 isoform X2, producing the protein MPLAKDLLHPSPDEEKRRHKKKRLVQSPNSYFMDVKCPGCYKITTVFSHAQTVVLCVGCSTVLCQPTGGKARLTEGCSFRRKQH
- the rps27.1 gene encoding 40S ribosomal protein S27.1 isoform X1, which translates into the protein MECWRISKRLNIYLAKDLLHPSPDEEKRRHKKKRLVQSPNSYFMDVKCPGCYKITTVFSHAQTVVLCVGCSTVLCQPTGGKARLTEGCSFRRKQH